The nucleotide sequence AAAACGCGTCATTCCCAGTTTCTTGCCGAAAATCTTTTTGGCCATAAGCCTTCAGCTCCGTCCGGTCTACAATTTGATTTCAACGTCCACACCCGCGGCCAGGTCTAATTTCATCAAGGCATCCACGGTCTGTTGGGTGGGTTCCAAAATATCCAAAAGCCTTTTATGGGTCCGAATCTCAAATTGTTCGCGTGACTTTTTGTCCACGTGGGGGGATCGGAGCACACAGTATTTGTTGATCACCGTTGGAAGAGGAATCGGCCCCGCCACCTTGGCTCCGGTCTCCCGTGCCGTTTCAACGATTTCTCTGGCCGATT is from Deltaproteobacteria bacterium and encodes:
- the rpsJ gene encoding 30S ribosomal protein S10; the protein is MTNQKIRIRLKAYDHKLLDQSAREIVETARETGAKVAGPIPLPTVINKYCVLRSPHVDKKSREQFEIRTHKRLLDILEPTQQTVDALMKLDLAAGVDVEIKL